From the genome of Pseudomonas bubulae:
ATGCCTTGCGCCAGGCACCGTTGAAAACCCTGTGCATCTCGATTTACCCGCGCAGCGAAGCCTTTATTCGCTTTCAGAAAAACCACTACACAGCGTTGTTTGCCGACAAGAAGCTTGAACTGCGCTTCTTTGATTCAAAAACCCATCCGTTGGGCGATACCAGGCACTCAGTACCTGTGGAACGGTAACCCTGTAGCCGCTGACGAGCAGCGGCAACAGGAAAAACTGCAACTGTGGGAGCGAGCCTGCTCGCGAAGGTCGTTCGCGAGCAGGCTCGCTCCCACAATAGGGTTTGATCTACAACAGAGTATCTACAGGGTTACAAGAGCACACATTCAGGTATCAAAATTTTTCTTTGATCACCGTGGTCGGGCCATTGTGCTTGACGCTGGCAATGCCCTTGTCCCGCGCGGCCTCCGAGGAGTACAGCTCGCTGGTGCCGATGATCTGGTGATTGGCCGCCTTCAGGTTGAAGTATGGCTTGCCGTCCTTGGCCACTTTCTTCTCGTAGCGCTCATCCAGCGGGCTGTTGACCTGCACCGAGGCGATCCCGCCCTTGGCCGCCGCCAGCGTGGTGTATTGCTCGCTGACCAGAATGGTTTCGGCATTCGCCGCCTTCAGTACAAAACGGAACTGCCCGCTGCTGGTCTTGCTCAACTCATACCAACCCGACATAGCCTTTCTCCCGAAATTAAAGGTTCCTGCACTTATTCAGTAAAGACCCCATGGGCTATTTATCCATTTATCGACCGGAATGAAGGAAACAGGAAATTTCAACGAGACAAATAGCAATGGTTATCGATACCATTCGCAGCTTATTTGCATCGCTGTGTCTATAAGGATCTTCATGTCTGGCCTTAAACCCGATCCGCCCGCGGCCGATCACTTTCGCGAGTTCTATACGCAAATTTTGCACTTTCTGCGCAAGCGTACCGACAACACCAGCGATGCAGCCGACATGACCCAGGATGTTTTCACCCAATGGCTGGGCTATCAGGACCGAGGCAAAATCGAACAGCCCCGGGCGTTTTTGTTCCAGATGGCGCGCAATCTGTTGCGCGATCACTGGCGTCGACAGCAAGTGCGACACGCCGCTCACGGCGAGCACAGTGAAAGTGAGGTCGAGCCCTTGAGCGATGACAGGGATGATCCGATGGTCGCAGCCCTGCGCCTGCAACGCCTTGAACAACTTAAAAGGGTAGTTGCAGAACTCTCGCCCAGGCGTCGAGAAGCCCTTATGCTGCACCGTTTTGAAGGCTTGAGTCAGGCACAGATTGCCGAACGCATGGGGATATCCGTGAGCATGGTTGAAAAGCACATTGCCCAGGCCTTGCTGCACTGCAAGCAACATCTACAGCGGGACAGCGGCAAGGAGCAGACACAATGAGCCCTTTTCACACGGCCGGTAACGACAGCATCGATGAACAGGCCGCCAATTGGTTTGCACGCAACCGCAATACCCGCAACCAAGGCAGCTGCGAACAATTCAACGCCTGGCATGCCAACCCGAGTCATGCCCGGGCCTATACCGAATTTGAATCGTTGTGGGCCGACCTGGGAGAACTTGAA
Proteins encoded in this window:
- a CDS encoding YegP family protein — protein: MSGWYELSKTSSGQFRFVLKAANAETILVSEQYTTLAAAKGGIASVQVNSPLDERYEKKVAKDGKPYFNLKAANHQIIGTSELYSSEAARDKGIASVKHNGPTTVIKEKF
- a CDS encoding RNA polymerase sigma factor — its product is MSGLKPDPPAADHFREFYTQILHFLRKRTDNTSDAADMTQDVFTQWLGYQDRGKIEQPRAFLFQMARNLLRDHWRRQQVRHAAHGEHSESEVEPLSDDRDDPMVAALRLQRLEQLKRVVAELSPRRREALMLHRFEGLSQAQIAERMGISVSMVEKHIAQALLHCKQHLQRDSGKEQTQ